A genomic segment from Conger conger chromosome 2, fConCon1.1, whole genome shotgun sequence encodes:
- the LOC133121347 gene encoding zinc finger protein GLIS2-like, giving the protein MLSLDEPLDLKVPKGRDRARRTAPSICAPLNASRTRQPRTTNAPSHLASPHAGVSPPPQDRPESLSLSPSSRHAPSPSELSDGSGSSSVLSRAIQFFLPIGAGGGFHLPSSVFIGQHKVEQASAEISVDEQLSCRWMKCRQLFHSLQDLVDHVNDFHVKPEKASGYCCHWEGCARNGRGFNARYKMLIHIRTHTNEKPHRCPTCSKSFSRLENLKIHTRSHTGEKPYVCPYEGCSKRYSNSSDRFKHTRTHYVDKPYRCKMAGCLKRYTDPSSLRKHIKAHGHSVAPQGPRDAVGAWLRAGGLTRLGAELPYVSRGRIALFGGRHALPLSALGPLDLSSRAPFLALGGAGPLGLADPSLLSPAFAAGRRGLGGAVLNLSAGAGHGTLSWVVLPPAPVLLKPAVAT; this is encoded by the exons ATGCTGTCTCTGGACGAACCGCTGGACCTGAAAGTCCCGAAGGGGCGGGACCGGGCGCGGAGAACAGCGCCCTCTATCTGCGCCCCTCTGAACGCCTCTCGCACCCGACAGCCTCGAACGACCAACGCCCCGTCCCACCTGGCTTCCCCCCACGCAG gtgTGTCTCCCCCTCCCCAGGACAGGCCCGAGTCCCTGAGCCTGTCGCCCTCCTCCCGCCACGCCCCGTCCCCCTCGGAGCTGTCCGACGGCAGCGGGAGCTCCTCCGTCCTGTCCCGG GCCATCCAGTTCTTCCTTCCAATCGGGGCAGGGGGCGGGTTCCACCTGCCGTCCTCCGTGTTCATTGGCCAGCACAAGGTGGAGCAGGCCTCTGCAGAGATTTCAGTGGACGAGCAGCTCTCCTGTCGCTGGATGAAG TGCCGCCAGCTCTTCCACTCTCTACAGGACCTGGTGGACCACGTCAACGACTTCCACGTCAAGCCTGAAAAGGCTTCTGGGTACTGCTGCCACTGGGAGGGGTGTGCTCGCAACGGGAGGGGCTTCAATGCCAG GTATAAGATGCTGATCCACATCCGCACTCACACCAATGAGAAACCCCACCGCTGCCCCACCTGCAGCAAGAGCTTCTCCCGCCTGGAGAACCTGAAGatacacactcgctcacacacag GAGAGAAGCCGTACGTCTGCCCGTACGAGGGCTGCAGCAAGCGCTACTCCAACTCCAGCGACCGCTTcaagcacacgcgcacgcactaCGTGGACAAGCCGTACCGCTGCAAGATGGCGGGCTGCCTGAAGCGCTACACGGACCCCAGCTCGCTGCGCAAGCACATCAAGGCCCACGGGCACTCTGTGGCCCCCCAGGGGCCCCGGGACGCCGTGGGCGCGTGGCTGAGGGCCGGGGGCCTGACCAGGCTGGGGGCCGAGCTCCCTTACGTCAGCAGGGGCCGCATCGCGCTGTTCGGGGGCCGCCACGCCCTGCCCCTCTCGGCCCTGGGCCCCCTGGACCTGAGCTCCAGGGCCCCGTTCCTGGCCTTGGGCGGGGCCGGCCCCCTGGGCCTGGCCGATCCCTCGCTCCTGTCCCCGGCGTTCGCCGCGGGCcgccgg gggctcggGGGGGCGGTGCTGAACCTGTCGGCGGGGGCGGGCCACGGGACCCTGTCCTGGGTGGTCCTACCCCCCGCCCCGGTGCTGCTGAAGCCGGCCGTGGCAACCTGA